Within Pseudomonas tructae, the genomic segment CCGAGGGCTCGACGCCCACCCTCGGGGCTGAGGCCGTGGTTGCCTACCTGCGCGACAACCCGACGTTTTTCGCTGAGCACGACGAGTTGCTCAGCGAGCTGCACATCCCCCATCAGCGTGGCGATAGCGTGTCGCTGGTGGAACGTCAGCTCAAGCTGCTGCGCGACCGCAACATCGAAATGCGCCACCGCCTTTCGCAACTGATGGACGTGGCCCGCGACAACGATCGGCTGTTCGACAAGACCCGTCGGTTGATCCTTGACCTGCTCGATGCCGACAGCCTGGAAAGCGTGGTCATGGCGGTCGAAGACAGCTTGCGCCAGGAGTTCAAGGTGCCCTTTGTCAGCCTGATCCTGTTCGGTGAAACCGCCGCACCGGTCGGCCGCTGGGTCAACAGCTCTGACGCCCAGCAAGCCATTGGTGGCCTGTTGTGTGCCGGCAAGACCGTCAGCGGCAACCTGCGCGACCATGAGCTGGACTTCCTGTTCGGCGAAGAGCAGCGCAAGGAAGTCGGCTCCAGCGCCGTCGCCACCCTCAACCATCAAGGCCTGCATGGCGTGCTGGCCATCGCCAGCCGCGATCCGCAGCACTACAAGAGTACGGTCGGCACCCTGTTCCTGAGCTACATCGCCGAAGTGCTGGGCCGGGTCGTCCCGCGCCATACCCAGACCCTGCGTCCGGTGCGCTGATGGAACGCCAGCTGGAGGCCTTTTGCGCACACCTGCGCAACGAGCGCCAGGTGTCCGAACACACCCAGCTGGCCTATCGACGCGACCTTGCGAGCGTCCTGGCGTTCTGCGCCAAGAACGGCATCGACAGCTGGAACGCCCTGCAGATCCAGCACCTGCGCCAACTGATCGCCCGTCAGCATCACCAGGGCCAGTCTTCACGCAGCCTCGCCCGCCTGCTCTCGGCGGTGCGTGGTTTCTACCGTTACCTCAACCGCGAAGGCCACTGCAGTCACGATCCGGCCAACGGCCTGTCGGCGCCCAAAGGCGAGCGGCGCCTGCCCAAGACCCTTGATACCGACCGCGCCCTGCAGTTGCTTGAAGGCGCGGTTGAAGACGAGTTTCTGGCCCGCCGCGACCAGGCCATGCTCGAGCTGTTCTACTCTTCCGGCCTGCGCCTGTCGGAGTTGACCAGCCTCAACCTCGAGCAACTCGACCTGCCTGCGGGCCTGGTGCAGGTGCACGGCAAGGGCAGCAAGACCCGCGTGCTGCCTGTCGGCCGCAAGGCCCGCGAAGCGCTGGAACAATGGCTGCCTCTGCGCGCTGGCAGTGGCCCGCAGGACGGCGCCGTGTTCGTCAGCCAGCAAGGCCGGCGGCTTGGCCCACGGGCCATTCAGCTGCGGGTACAGGCCGCTGGCGCCCGCGAGCTGGGCCAGAACCTGCACCCGCACATGTTGCGACACTCCTTCGCCAGCCACCTGCTTGAATCGTCCCAGGACTTGCGCGCGGTGCAAGAGATGCTCGGTCACGCCGACATCGCCACCACGCAGATCTACACTCACCTGGACTTCCAGCACCTGGCCGCCGTTTATGACAGCGCCCATCCCCGGGCCAAACGCAGTAAGGGCAGTGACTCATGAGCATCAAGCTGATCACCTTCGACCTCGATGACACCCTGTGGGACACCGCGCCGGTGATCGTCAGCGCCGAGACCACCCTGCGCGACTGGCTGGCGGCCAATGCGCCAAGCCTGGGCGCGGTACCGGTGGAGCACCTGTACGCCATCCGCGAGCGCCTGGTGCAAGCAGAGCCGGGGCTCAAGCACCGCATCAGCGCTCTGCGCCGCCGCGTGCTGTTCCATGCCCTGGAAGAGGTCGGTTACAGCGAGAACAAAGCCCGCGAGCTTGCCAACGAAGGCTTCGAAGTGTTCCTCCACGCCCGCCATCAGATCGACATCTTCCCCGAGGTGCAGCCGGTGCTGGAGATCCTCCGCCACAGCTACACCCTGGGCGTGGTTACCAATGGCAACGCCGATGTGCGTCGCCTGGGCCTGGCCGATTACTTCAAATTCGCCCTGTGCGCCGAAGACTTAGG encodes:
- a CDS encoding DUF484 family protein gives rise to the protein MTDQPQAPAEQPNDLSAEGSTPTLGAEAVVAYLRDNPTFFAEHDELLSELHIPHQRGDSVSLVERQLKLLRDRNIEMRHRLSQLMDVARDNDRLFDKTRRLILDLLDADSLESVVMAVEDSLRQEFKVPFVSLILFGETAAPVGRWVNSSDAQQAIGGLLCAGKTVSGNLRDHELDFLFGEEQRKEVGSSAVATLNHQGLHGVLAIASRDPQHYKSTVGTLFLSYIAEVLGRVVPRHTQTLRPVR
- the xerC gene encoding tyrosine recombinase XerC; protein product: MERQLEAFCAHLRNERQVSEHTQLAYRRDLASVLAFCAKNGIDSWNALQIQHLRQLIARQHHQGQSSRSLARLLSAVRGFYRYLNREGHCSHDPANGLSAPKGERRLPKTLDTDRALQLLEGAVEDEFLARRDQAMLELFYSSGLRLSELTSLNLEQLDLPAGLVQVHGKGSKTRVLPVGRKAREALEQWLPLRAGSGPQDGAVFVSQQGRRLGPRAIQLRVQAAGARELGQNLHPHMLRHSFASHLLESSQDLRAVQEMLGHADIATTQIYTHLDFQHLAAVYDSAHPRAKRSKGSDS
- a CDS encoding HAD family hydrolase; amino-acid sequence: MSIKLITFDLDDTLWDTAPVIVSAETTLRDWLAANAPSLGAVPVEHLYAIRERLVQAEPGLKHRISALRRRVLFHALEEVGYSENKARELANEGFEVFLHARHQIDIFPEVQPVLEILRHSYTLGVVTNGNADVRRLGLADYFKFALCAEDLGVGKPDPQPFLEALRQGEVEAGAAVHIGDHPGDDIAGAQRAGLRAIWFNPQGKAWEADSRPDAEIQRLSQLPELLNSWR